A DNA window from Gigantopelta aegis isolate Gae_Host chromosome 4, Gae_host_genome, whole genome shotgun sequence contains the following coding sequences:
- the LOC121372704 gene encoding multicystatin-like, with amino-acid sequence MKLLLLLIVIVPVTLSLSPGGVVPIDVTGMDTLAAANEALTLLNSKENTERQLNKILSASVQVVDGLKYVFTVDVKTGDRDEICRLTIVKQAWLNFSRLTHSECKARQVVAVEAADSAVVGGAKSVDTTREDVVAMAENALSKLNAKEDTSRTLNKIVSAKIQVVAGIKYVFTTDVQNGNVNEVCQLTILVKAWLSEITLTDHQCGPKTRRSVIGGLEAVHINDVGLQKSIEFAVHTLNAKSNSLHMSVPMAISNIKQQIVAGVKYEFTMKLVESTCNKEVAISLTSCPQLANGLTQTCDVQVLFQAWTPTQFTLLQDKCTAL; translated from the exons ATGaagctgctgttgttgttgattgTGATCGTTCCAGTCACTCTTAGTTTAAGTCCTGGAGGCGTGGTGCCCATCGATGTGACGGGAATGGACACTCTAGCAGCCGCCAACGAGGCTCTGACGCTGTTGAATTCAAAAGAAAACACAGAAAGACAGCTGAACAAGATCTTAAGCGCAAGTGTACAG GTTGTTGACGGTCTGAAGTATGTGTTTACTGTTGACGTGAAAACTGGAGACAGA GACGAGATCTGTCGCCTGACCATCGTGAAACAGGCGTGGTTGAATTTCTCCAGACTCACACACAGCGAGTGCAAGGCCAGACAAGTCGTCGCTGTTGAAGCTGCTGACAGTGCTGTGGTTGGCGGAGCTAAGTCTGTTGACACGACCAGGGAAGATGTCGTCGCCATGGCTGAAAATGCTCTCAGCAAACTAAATGCTAAAGAAGACACATCAAGAACCTTGAACAAAATCGTCTCTGCCAAAATACAA GTTGTGGCTGGGATAAAATACGTATTTACTACTGACGTTCAAAACGGAAACGTG AACGAGGTTTGTCAACTTACTATCTTGGTAAAAGCATGGCTGTCTGAGATAACGTTAACGGATCATCAGTGTGGACCCAAAACAAGGAGGTCTGTGATTGGTGGATTGGAAGCGGTGCACATTAATGATGTGGGCTTACAGAAATCCATTGAGTTCGCAGTTCACACACTGAACGCAAAATCAAATTCTCTTCACATGAGCGTACCAATGGCTATTTCTAACATCAAACAACAG ATTGTGGCAGGTGTTAAATACGAATTTACAATGAAGTTAGTGGAATCTACATGCAACAAAGAAGTCGCCATTTCGCTGACGTCTTGTCCGCAACTTGCTAATGGACTG ACCCAGACGTGTGACGTGCAGGTATTGTTCCAGGCGTGGACTCCCACACAGTTCACGCTTCTTCAAGACAAGTGTACGGCACTCTAG